The nucleotide sequence ATGCGTCCTCTCCAGTCTCCTGAGGTTGTGATCGAGGGCGTACCTGCAGGCGGCCGCGAGGATGCCTGTCTGCCTCATCGCGCCCCCGTGACGCTTCCTGAACCACCGAGCCCTGGCTATCTCGTCCCTCCCGCCTGCGAGCACCGAGCCCACCGGGCAGCCCAGCCCCTTCGAGAAGCAGACAGTGACCAGCGAGAACCCGGAGCACAGGTCGGCGATGTCGCATCCGAGGGCGGTCGCGGCATGCCAGAGCCTTGCCCCGTCGAGGAAGAGCCTCGCCTTCCGCGCCGCGGCGACCCTGCGTACGGCGTCGACACCCGCGCGCGGGAGCACCAGGCCTCCGAGGGTGTTGTGCGTGTTCTCGAGGCATACCAGCCTTCGTGGCGCGAAGTGGATGTCGGGACTCCTGGCCAGGGTCGCGTCGATCTCGGAAGGATCCGGCAGGCCGTCTGGCCCCTCGTCGAGCCTGTGGAGCTGGATGCCGCCATTCAGGGCAGCCTGGGCCCCCTCGAAGATGTAGACGTGGCTCCTGCTGCCGCACACAACCTCGTCGCCGGGATCGGCCAGCACCCTGACCGCGACTCCGTTGGACATCGTGCCGCTCGGCATGAAGACGGCGGCCTCGAAGCCGAGCA is from Candidatus Fermentibacter sp. and encodes:
- a CDS encoding GntG family PLP-dependent aldolase, translating into MGRFRVDLRSDTVSVPSLGMRNAMAHAEVGDDVYGEDPTVNALEERVAGMLGFEAAVFMPSGTMSNGVAVRVLADPGDEVVCGSRSHVYIFEGAQAALNGGIQLHRLDEGPDGLPDPSEIDATLARSPDIHFAPRRLVCLENTHNTLGGLVLPRAGVDAVRRVAAARKARLFLDGARLWHAATALGCDIADLCSGFSLVTVCFSKGLGCPVGSVLAGGRDEIARARWFRKRHGGAMRQTGILAAACRYALDHNLRRLERTHSWAKALASAAAASPLLEADPSRVQTNIVIVRTPGIGSDSVVSALGSLGIGCLAMGPESFRLVTHLSLAEKDVRFASDILSAFGG